The Scyliorhinus canicula chromosome 13, sScyCan1.1, whole genome shotgun sequence genome contains a region encoding:
- the LOC119975862 gene encoding inhibitor of growth protein 5, whose product MATAMYLEHYLDSIENLPCELQRIFHLMRDLDQRTEDKKVEIDKLATEYISNVKDLSPDQRVDQLKKIQLAYNKCREYSDDKVQLAMETYEMVDKHIRRLDAELARFEADLKEKLESSDYDSSGGRGNKKGRGQKDKRGSRGRGRHGSDDDIPKKKKQKAGPEYSDSVLKMHPSDVLDMPVDPNEPTYCLCHQVSYGEMIGCDNPDCPIEWFHFACVDLATKPKGKWFCPRCIQERKKK is encoded by the exons ATGGCGACCGCAATGTACCTGGAGCATTACCTGGATA GTATTGAAAATCTGCCCTGTGAACTTCAGCGGATCTTCCATCTGATGCGGGACCTGGACCAGAGAACTGAAG ATAAAAAAGTTGAGATTGACAAATTGGCAACAGAATATATCTCAAACGTGAAGGACCTGTCTCCGGATCAACGAGTTGATCAACTGAAGAAGATTCAGCTCGCCTACAATAAATGCAGAGAGTACAGCGATGACAAAGTTCAGTTAGCAATGGAGACGTATGAAATG GTTGATAAACACATCAGGCGGCTGGATGCTGAATTGGCCAGATTTGAAGCTGATCTGAAGGAAAAATTGGAATCCAGTGACTATGACAGCTCAGGAGGACGAGGCAATAAGA AAGGCAGAGGCCAGAAAGACAAGAGGGGGTCTCGGGGTCGTGGCAGACATGGATCTGATGATGATATACCAaagaaaaagaagcagaaagcagG GCCAGAATACTCTGATTCTGTTTTGAAAATGCACCCATCTGATGTGTTGGACATGCCAGTTGACCCCAATGAACCCACCTACTGTCTGTGTCACCAGGTTTCATATGGTGAAATGATAGGCTGTGATAACCCAGAT TGCCCAATTGAGTGGTTTCACTTTGCCTGTGTGGACCTCGCAACAAAACCGAAAGGAAAATG GTTCTGCCCACGATGTATCCAGGAAAGGAAAAAGAAATGA